A region from the Wansuia hejianensis genome encodes:
- a CDS encoding PucR family transcriptional regulator: MRLSMWMIANRLHALEPEVHIKSEAPMELRGARNVVAPGCVHVYEQNHDIYIRYEDDFIRLHDIGFNYVFNVVQGIFDFYNDWTAKIQQATYDMDFQKIMDECWFFFGNPLILMDGSNRCLAMCSQYSDDEVDPEWEYVSRNRYSSLGFIRKMRRSYSVVDMYSKNRVQVLHKDNVEVYYETLTTAIYYQDFYCGRLNVLGKERDFNNGDIQVIEYLLQIITPALYMLQNQDTLNMRRGVFHELIQGKKVMSSMLKSQLDYLDWKPGDVFQVCVLKLSREYQDSGSCALVSNQIRRNSLNIYIMPNKDEIIIIYNLRYMDKSAVLETIRVTLQKDMDYQAGVSSPAVGLQQLKRYYQQAEAAINYGNLMKPGKKEYYFYDYALYYMIESSDPQNLYCALHPDVLHLEELDRRKNTGWLELLKNYFDNECSLVNTAKAMYVHRNTLVYRIGKLTELMHYDWDDIYNRDYMKQSILILNFYRKKYGEDFGQMDIK; encoded by the coding sequence ATGCGACTTAGCATGTGGATGATTGCGAACCGGCTTCATGCGCTGGAACCGGAAGTTCACATTAAAAGTGAGGCGCCTATGGAGCTGCGGGGAGCCAGGAATGTGGTGGCGCCGGGGTGTGTGCATGTGTATGAACAGAATCATGATATTTACATAAGGTATGAGGATGATTTTATACGGCTGCATGATATAGGCTTTAATTATGTGTTTAACGTAGTTCAGGGTATTTTTGATTTTTATAATGACTGGACGGCTAAGATTCAGCAGGCCACCTATGATATGGACTTTCAGAAAATCATGGATGAATGCTGGTTTTTCTTCGGCAATCCTTTGATTTTGATGGATGGGAGCAACAGATGCCTGGCGATGTGCAGCCAGTATTCGGATGACGAGGTGGACCCTGAATGGGAGTATGTTTCCAGGAACCGTTACAGCTCCCTGGGGTTTATAAGGAAAATGCGCCGCTCCTATTCTGTGGTGGACATGTATTCTAAAAACAGGGTCCAGGTCCTGCATAAGGATAATGTTGAGGTATATTATGAGACGCTGACGACCGCAATCTATTATCAGGATTTTTACTGCGGAAGGCTGAATGTTCTGGGGAAGGAAAGGGACTTTAATAACGGGGATATTCAGGTGATCGAATATCTGCTCCAGATTATCACGCCGGCCCTTTATATGCTTCAGAACCAGGACACTCTGAACATGCGCAGGGGTGTGTTCCACGAGCTGATCCAGGGGAAAAAGGTGATGAGCTCCATGCTGAAGTCTCAGCTTGATTATCTGGACTGGAAGCCGGGGGATGTGTTTCAGGTCTGCGTGCTGAAGCTGTCCAGGGAATACCAGGATTCCGGAAGCTGTGCGTTGGTGAGCAACCAGATCCGCAGGAACTCGCTGAATATTTATATTATGCCGAATAAGGATGAGATCATCATTATTTATAATCTGCGGTATATGGATAAGAGCGCTGTGCTGGAGACGATCCGTGTGACGCTGCAGAAGGATATGGATTATCAGGCAGGGGTCAGCAGCCCGGCTGTCGGGCTGCAGCAGCTGAAAAGGTATTATCAACAGGCGGAAGCGGCAATTAACTATGGCAATCTGATGAAGCCTGGTAAGAAGGAATATTATTTTTATGATTATGCCCTTTATTATATGATTGAGAGCAGCGACCCGCAGAACCTGTACTGTGCGCTGCACCCGGATGTGCTGCATCTGGAGGAACTGGACAGGCGGAAGAATACCGGATGGCTGGAGCTGCTGAAGAATTATTTTGATAATGAGTGCTCACTGGTTAACACGGCAAAGGCAATGTATGTTCACAGAAACACTCTGGTATACCGGATCGGTAAGCTGACGGAGCTCATGCATTATGACTGGGACGATATCTATAACAGAGACTATATGAAGCAATCTATACTGATTCTCAATTTCTACCGTAAAAAGTACGGAGAGGATTTCGGACAGATGGATATTAAATAG